From the genome of Candidatus Electrothrix communis, one region includes:
- a CDS encoding glycosyltransferase family 2 protein, with amino-acid sequence MYLEKKIAVVIPAHNEEKLIGKVIETMPDYVDLIVVIDDRSQDQTVAIVQSLALSNKKIVCLEHKQNRGVGAAIATGYIWARDHKVDVTAVMAADFQMDPEDLPRILEPVCKDECDYTKGNRLFRGESWGMIPKYRYIGNSFLSLFTKIASGYWHVADSQSGYTAISLQALNALKLEAIYPRYGMPNDLLISLNIANFRVRDISIRPVYNVGEVSGIKVKKVLFTIPLILVKGFTRRMVEKYIIRDFHPLIFFYFLGGLFLFFGLILTVRAFIYLGIDGSLPPINTLAAMFSFMSSSLFTLFAMWFDMECNKELK; translated from the coding sequence ATGTATCTTGAAAAGAAAATAGCCGTTGTCATCCCGGCGCATAACGAAGAAAAACTTATCGGTAAGGTCATTGAGACCATGCCCGATTATGTGGATCTCATTGTGGTTATTGACGACCGCAGCCAGGATCAGACAGTGGCTATTGTACAGTCCTTGGCTCTATCAAATAAGAAGATTGTCTGTCTGGAGCACAAGCAGAATAGAGGAGTCGGGGCAGCCATTGCAACGGGGTATATCTGGGCGCGTGATCATAAGGTGGATGTAACAGCTGTCATGGCTGCTGATTTCCAGATGGATCCGGAAGATCTGCCGAGGATTTTGGAGCCTGTTTGTAAAGATGAGTGCGATTACACAAAGGGTAACAGGCTGTTTCGGGGTGAGTCCTGGGGGATGATTCCCAAGTATCGCTATATCGGCAACTCCTTTCTTTCCCTGTTTACCAAGATAGCCTCTGGTTATTGGCATGTGGCGGACTCGCAAAGCGGATATACTGCAATCTCCCTCCAGGCCCTGAACGCTTTGAAGCTTGAAGCGATTTATCCCCGTTACGGGATGCCTAACGATCTCCTGATCAGCTTGAATATTGCCAATTTTAGGGTAAGGGATATCTCAATTCGACCGGTTTACAATGTGGGCGAGGTCTCCGGTATTAAAGTGAAAAAGGTATTATTTACCATTCCTTTGATTCTCGTGAAAGGGTTCACTCGGAGGATGGTGGAAAAATATATTATTCGGGATTTCCACCCTCTTATCTTTTTCTATTTCCTTGGTGGGCTCTTCTTGTTTTTTGGCCTCATTTTGACCGTTCGTGCCTTTATTTATCTCGGTATTGATGGAAGCCTACCCCCTATCAACACCTTGGCCGCCATGTTTTCTTTTATGAGCTCCAGTCTGTTCACGTTGTTTGCTATGTGGTTTGATATGGAGTGTAATAAGGAGCTGAAATAA
- a CDS encoding oligosaccharide flippase family protein — MTISLLFFLQNPLANLLGITPQSMKLTLLMTVLYAWWTLTKQVAQGFQDWHVYVIIENTWAVLVALGVITLVVWSKCNLATVSGAFFVGYFLSGLVLFKKIWQSFFVRIRKEYIKDIFSHGWFLLLNGLVGVTTFSIDRVLLNRSLGAEDVGIYQAHFLSTYGIISAFMTILLTYIFPIFCRNDNMQVVLNKINKIQYPVTVLTSVIIGGLVLRMYSYPVSLALFGSLCLFNAVHFHVQLKIWYLASRGVSESKITFQSQLLFLIINVVMLVILVQYIGVIAGGISLLAASCASLAYLIKSQKKTSHE, encoded by the coding sequence ATGACAATATCGCTTCTTTTTTTTCTGCAAAACCCTCTTGCAAACTTGTTAGGCATTACTCCGCAGTCAATGAAACTGACATTACTTATGACAGTTTTATATGCTTGGTGGACCTTGACCAAACAGGTTGCTCAAGGGTTTCAGGATTGGCATGTGTATGTTATAATTGAAAATACATGGGCAGTGCTTGTGGCCTTAGGCGTCATTACTCTGGTTGTATGGTCGAAATGTAATCTTGCTACAGTCAGTGGAGCCTTTTTTGTTGGATATTTTCTGTCAGGACTTGTTCTTTTTAAGAAAATATGGCAATCTTTTTTTGTCAGAATTAGAAAAGAATATATCAAAGATATCTTTTCACACGGCTGGTTTTTACTGCTTAACGGGTTGGTTGGCGTTACAACATTTAGTATCGACCGCGTACTCCTTAACAGAAGTCTCGGGGCGGAAGATGTAGGTATTTATCAGGCTCATTTTTTGTCGACTTACGGGATCATTAGCGCATTCATGACAATCTTGTTAACTTATATATTTCCTATATTTTGCAGAAATGACAACATGCAGGTTGTGTTGAATAAAATTAATAAAATTCAGTACCCTGTTACGGTGCTCACTTCTGTAATCATAGGTGGACTGGTGTTAAGGATGTATTCTTATCCTGTCTCCCTTGCCTTGTTTGGCAGTCTTTGTTTGTTTAATGCTGTTCATTTTCATGTTCAGCTGAAAATATGGTATCTTGCCAGCAGAGGTGTAAGCGAAAGCAAAATAACTTTTCAATCTCAATTGTTATTTTTGATTATTAATGTAGTTATGTTGGTTATCTTGGTTCAATATATAGGTGTCATTGCCGGTGGAATTTCTCTGTTAGCAGCGTCGTGTGCGTCTCTTGCTTACCTAATTAAATCACAAAAAAAAACTAGCCATGAATGA
- the gyrA gene encoding DNA gyrase subunit A → MTTATDQENNSPELPSIDIEQELRKSYLDYAMSVIVGRALPDVRDGLKPVHRRTLYAMRELGTTYNRPYVKSARIVGDVIGKYHPHGDTAVYDTLVRMAQDFSLRYPLVDGQGNFGSMDGDPPAAMRYTEARMTKLDQELIADLEKDTVDFIPTYDNSQMEPTVLPSKIPNILINGSEGIAVGMATKIPPHNLNEVIDGLTALVDDPELSVHQLMDIITGPDFPTGGFICGRAGIREAYETGRGVIVMRARLHVEQRKKSGEAIVVTEIPFQQNKAKLVKKIAMLMKEKRITSIAEVRDESDRHGLRVVMDLKKDEIPDVTINQLFKMTPLQKSFGIIMLCIVNNKPEILNLKEVLLHFIDHRRTVIYRRTAYELRKAEERAHLLEGLKIALDNLDEVVKLIRASASPAEAKAGLIERFELSELQAQVILDMRLQKLTGLERDKIIQEYTELMERIAWLTEVLSDDALVMQIILEEFKTIKEQYGDERRSEIIDAPDEILPEDMITPEEMVVTISLNGYIKRNQLSLYRAQRRGGKGVTGMAATEDDFVTDLYSASTLDTFLFFTNKARVFWRKVYELPMAGRTARGRAVVNLLELAEGEKLAAILSIPGLADADESHTILTVTKKGRVKKTSIAEYKKPVRKGKLGLTIKDDDEILCAAMTSGEDHVFLVTKNGLSIHFHEDNVRTMGRTAAGVKGITLAENDEVVAAVVLKNHEEDDSILTVTENGYGKRTAMSDYRLQKRGGKGIFAIKTSERNGKVVGALQVVDEDQVMLIADSAKVIRLPMDSMRIIGRNTQGVKMINLNEGEKVVALSMLARNSDDMDDASEGDEDDQGDVTDQTDRTDDILQDTEQDTQQDTDKGADGTPID, encoded by the coding sequence ATGACAACAGCAACAGATCAGGAAAACAACTCGCCCGAACTCCCCTCCATCGACATTGAACAGGAGCTGCGCAAATCCTATCTGGATTATGCCATGTCCGTTATCGTCGGTCGGGCATTACCCGACGTGCGCGACGGCCTGAAGCCCGTACACCGGCGCACCCTGTACGCCATGCGGGAACTGGGGACCACCTATAACCGGCCTTACGTGAAATCCGCCCGTATTGTCGGTGATGTCATCGGTAAGTACCATCCCCACGGGGACACAGCCGTGTACGACACCTTAGTACGAATGGCCCAGGATTTTTCTCTGCGCTATCCCTTGGTGGATGGACAGGGAAACTTTGGCTCCATGGACGGGGATCCACCAGCAGCTATGCGTTATACCGAAGCGCGAATGACCAAGCTGGACCAGGAACTTATTGCTGATCTTGAGAAGGATACCGTTGATTTCATCCCAACATACGACAACTCCCAGATGGAGCCCACGGTCCTTCCCTCCAAGATTCCCAATATCCTGATCAACGGGTCTGAAGGAATCGCGGTGGGCATGGCGACCAAGATCCCGCCTCACAACCTGAACGAAGTTATTGACGGCCTGACAGCCCTGGTTGACGACCCGGAGCTTTCTGTGCATCAGCTGATGGATATCATCACCGGACCTGATTTTCCCACAGGAGGCTTTATCTGCGGTCGGGCAGGGATTCGGGAGGCCTATGAGACCGGGCGCGGGGTGATTGTGATGCGGGCCCGCCTGCATGTTGAGCAGAGGAAAAAAAGCGGTGAAGCCATCGTGGTCACCGAGATTCCCTTTCAGCAAAACAAGGCGAAGCTGGTCAAAAAAATCGCCATGCTGATGAAAGAAAAACGGATCACCTCCATTGCTGAAGTTCGTGATGAATCAGACCGGCACGGGTTGCGGGTTGTCATGGACCTGAAAAAAGATGAGATCCCGGATGTGACCATCAATCAGCTGTTCAAGATGACGCCGCTGCAAAAAAGCTTTGGTATCATCATGCTCTGCATCGTCAATAATAAGCCAGAGATCCTCAACCTGAAAGAGGTGCTGCTCCACTTCATAGATCACCGCCGCACGGTCATCTATCGCCGCACCGCCTATGAACTGCGCAAGGCCGAAGAGCGGGCTCATCTGCTGGAAGGATTAAAGATCGCCCTGGACAACCTGGACGAGGTGGTTAAACTCATCAGAGCTTCGGCCAGTCCGGCAGAGGCCAAAGCGGGCCTGATCGAACGCTTTGAACTGTCTGAACTCCAGGCCCAGGTCATCCTGGACATGCGGCTGCAAAAGCTCACCGGTTTGGAACGCGACAAGATCATCCAGGAATACACCGAACTCATGGAGCGCATCGCCTGGCTGACAGAAGTGCTCTCTGATGACGCCTTGGTCATGCAGATTATCCTGGAAGAATTCAAGACAATTAAGGAACAGTACGGGGATGAACGTCGCTCGGAAATCATTGATGCACCTGATGAAATCCTACCTGAGGACATGATAACCCCGGAAGAAATGGTGGTGACTATTTCCCTTAACGGCTATATCAAGCGCAATCAATTATCCCTGTACCGGGCCCAGCGCCGAGGCGGCAAAGGCGTCACCGGCATGGCCGCTACTGAGGACGATTTTGTCACGGACCTGTACTCCGCCTCCACCTTGGACACCTTCCTCTTTTTCACCAATAAAGCACGGGTATTCTGGCGCAAGGTGTATGAACTCCCCATGGCCGGTCGTACGGCGCGGGGTCGAGCTGTGGTTAACCTCCTGGAACTGGCTGAAGGAGAAAAACTCGCTGCTATCCTCTCAATCCCTGGTTTAGCTGATGCGGACGAGAGCCACACCATCCTCACGGTCACCAAGAAAGGCAGGGTCAAGAAAACCAGTATTGCCGAATACAAAAAGCCTGTCCGCAAGGGTAAACTGGGCCTGACTATTAAGGATGACGATGAGATACTCTGCGCAGCTATGACCTCCGGTGAAGATCATGTCTTCCTGGTCACAAAAAATGGCCTCTCCATCCATTTTCATGAAGATAATGTCCGGACCATGGGACGTACTGCCGCTGGCGTGAAAGGGATTACCCTTGCTGAAAATGATGAGGTGGTGGCCGCTGTTGTCCTGAAAAATCATGAAGAGGATGACTCCATTCTCACGGTCACGGAAAACGGTTACGGTAAGCGAACTGCGATGTCTGACTATCGCCTCCAGAAACGGGGTGGCAAAGGGATCTTCGCTATTAAAACCAGTGAGCGGAACGGCAAAGTGGTCGGAGCACTCCAGGTGGTGGACGAAGATCAGGTCATGCTCATTGCGGATTCAGCCAAAGTTATCCGGCTACCCATGGACTCCATGCGGATCATCGGGCGCAATACCCAGGGTGTCAAGATGATCAATCTTAATGAAGGAGAGAAGGTCGTGGCCCTGTCCATGCTGGCTCGCAATAGCGATGACATGGACGACGCTTCAGAGGGCGATGAAGATGACCAGGGTGATGTAACTGATCAGACTGATCGGACGGACGACATCCTGCAAGATACAGAGCAGGATACGCAGCAGGACACGGACAAGGGAGCTGATGGAACACCGATCGATTAA
- a CDS encoding ATP-binding protein, protein MKKLPIGIQTFADIRTDTYCYADKTPLIAQLAEQGRFYFLSRPRRFGKSLLLDTLGQAFSGNKELFQGLYLENNWDWNITHPVVKIDFAQGILTSRQQLDTIIEDIIQQHAVAADIVLSPHDEVQLLFAQLIRELHQKTGQQVVVLVDEYDKPILDNITERDKAAELREGLWNIYSVLKAQGAHLRFVMLIGVSKFSKVSLFSGLNNLEDITLDSRFGSLCGYTQEELETGFADYLDGVDLRQVKKWYNGYNFLGEPVYNPFDILLYLRNREFRPYWFETGTPTFLVRMLMERKLFIPELEDLTADEELLSSFDVDFIAPESLLFQTGYLTITKKERLFDEEYVYHLGFPNHEVRKSLAGSILHWYTHDLRFLKNNQVSMFRALQANDFAGMERIFHAFFASIPHDWYRKNELAGYEGYYCSVVYCYFAALGLNVRPEDVTNHGRIDLTVCFEERVYIFEFKVNELTKPGCALEQIKGKKYAEKYQGQGKEIWLVGVEFSRTERNISRFERERG, encoded by the coding sequence ATGAAAAAACTTCCCATAGGCATCCAGACCTTTGCCGATATCAGAACCGATACGTACTGTTACGCCGATAAAACACCCCTGATCGCTCAGCTGGCGGAGCAGGGGAGGTTCTATTTTCTTTCCCGCCCTCGCCGCTTTGGTAAGAGCCTGCTGTTGGATACCCTTGGCCAGGCCTTTTCCGGGAATAAGGAGCTGTTTCAAGGGCTGTATCTGGAAAACAACTGGGATTGGAACATAACACATCCTGTTGTCAAGATTGATTTTGCCCAAGGCATCTTGACATCCCGGCAGCAGCTGGACACCATTATTGAAGATATTATTCAGCAACATGCCGTCGCCGCAGATATTGTCCTTAGCCCGCATGATGAGGTGCAGTTGCTCTTTGCCCAGCTTATTCGGGAACTGCATCAAAAAACAGGGCAGCAGGTCGTTGTCCTGGTGGATGAATACGACAAGCCCATTTTGGATAATATTACGGAAAGGGACAAGGCCGCTGAACTGCGGGAGGGGCTGTGGAATATTTATTCCGTGCTCAAGGCCCAGGGAGCGCACCTCCGTTTTGTTATGCTGATCGGGGTTTCCAAGTTCTCCAAGGTTTCATTGTTTTCCGGGCTGAATAATCTTGAAGATATTACGCTGGATTCTCGTTTCGGCAGTCTTTGCGGCTACACCCAGGAAGAGCTTGAAACCGGTTTTGCTGATTATCTGGACGGAGTTGATCTGCGCCAAGTGAAGAAATGGTATAATGGCTATAATTTTCTCGGCGAGCCTGTCTACAACCCCTTTGATATTCTGCTCTATCTTCGTAACCGGGAATTCAGGCCGTACTGGTTCGAGACCGGCACCCCGACTTTTCTTGTCCGCATGCTCATGGAAAGAAAGCTCTTCATCCCGGAACTGGAGGATCTTACGGCGGACGAGGAGTTGCTCAGCAGCTTTGATGTGGATTTCATCGCGCCGGAATCGCTGCTTTTCCAGACCGGTTATTTGACCATCACGAAAAAGGAGAGGCTGTTTGATGAGGAATATGTCTATCATCTCGGTTTTCCCAACCATGAGGTGCGCAAGAGCCTCGCTGGCTCGATTCTCCACTGGTACACCCATGATCTTCGTTTCCTGAAAAACAATCAGGTTTCGATGTTCAGGGCCTTGCAGGCGAATGATTTTGCTGGAATGGAGCGAATATTCCATGCCTTTTTCGCCTCAATCCCCCATGACTGGTACAGAAAAAACGAGCTTGCTGGCTATGAGGGCTATTATTGCTCTGTGGTCTACTGCTATTTTGCAGCCCTGGGGCTGAATGTACGGCCGGAGGATGTCACCAATCATGGACGTATCGACCTGACGGTTTGTTTTGAGGAACGGGTGTATATTTTTGAATTCAAGGTTAACGAATTGACCAAACCCGGTTGTGCCCTTGAGCAGATCAAGGGGAAGAAATATGCGGAGAAATATCAGGGACAGGGGAAGGAGATCTGGTTGGTCGGTGTTGAGTTCAGCAGGACGGAGCGGAATATTAGTCGGTTTGAGAGGGAGAGGGGGTAG
- a CDS encoding class I SAM-dependent methyltransferase: protein MNELFNNYFKEIYSQSKSQRLDMKTLDLNARKYAWNYQRFFSEISSDAKILDVGCGVGHFLYYLKKNGFQNVAGIDVSPVQVEHALQMQPDIDFQHITNPIEFLQQQPDEYDVIVLNDVLEHIERDQIISNLNAIYHSLKPGGIVIIKTINAAYPLGFAHRYNDFTHTVAFHEKSLTQLLRHTNFSEIRCYQEEIGLYNPLFVLKKSMVIVVRFLLKIMIYLSECDWQRIISVNLIAVGRKK from the coding sequence ATGAATGAATTATTTAATAACTATTTTAAAGAAATCTATTCACAAAGCAAAAGTCAACGCCTTGACATGAAGACATTGGATTTGAATGCCAGAAAATATGCCTGGAATTACCAGCGTTTTTTTTCGGAAATTAGCAGTGATGCAAAAATTCTTGATGTTGGATGCGGAGTTGGTCATTTTTTATACTATCTAAAAAAAAATGGGTTTCAAAATGTTGCCGGGATTGATGTCTCTCCAGTGCAGGTGGAACATGCTTTGCAAATGCAACCTGATATCGACTTTCAACACATTACAAATCCGATAGAATTTCTTCAACAACAACCAGATGAATATGATGTAATTGTTTTAAATGACGTACTTGAGCATATTGAACGAGATCAGATAATTTCTAATCTCAACGCTATATATCATTCACTTAAGCCCGGAGGAATTGTTATAATAAAAACAATTAATGCCGCCTATCCTTTAGGGTTTGCTCATAGATATAATGATTTTACGCATACCGTCGCTTTTCATGAAAAGTCTCTTACTCAGTTGTTGCGACACACAAATTTTTCAGAAATACGCTGTTATCAAGAAGAAATAGGACTTTATAATCCACTTTTTGTACTCAAAAAATCTATGGTAATTGTGGTACGCTTTTTATTAAAAATAATGATATATTTGAGCGAGTGCGATTGGCAAAGAATTATTTCTGTGAACTTGATTGCTGTCGGGCGGAAGAAATAA
- a CDS encoding NAD(P)H-dependent glycerol-3-phosphate dehydrogenase, with amino-acid sequence MEHRSIKQTAVIGAGSWGTALAKLLADKVADKGEQVLLWSHRAEHVDALRRDRENRKYLPGAALPSNLQAVKTFADLSSCQCLVMAVPSHGFREVFRQLIPQLQDGTYLVSAVKGIEIESGQTMCEVMQQELTRQNRAHAMFIGVLSGPSFADEVATGQPTAVTVGFSDSRAAKTIQHLFSTSFFRVYTSSDTIGLEISAAMKNVIAIAAGISDGLGYGLNTRAALITRGLAEITRLGIALGADPLTFSGLGGMGDLVLTCTGSLSRNRTVGLKLGEGRTLQQALAEMTMVAEGVRTTKSCYNLAATVGVEMPILEQTYQILYEDKPCRAAVQDLFGRSLKEE; translated from the coding sequence ATGGAACACCGATCGATTAAACAGACAGCAGTTATTGGGGCAGGCAGTTGGGGAACTGCCTTAGCCAAGCTGTTGGCGGATAAGGTGGCGGACAAAGGAGAGCAGGTTCTTCTTTGGAGTCACAGGGCCGAACATGTGGATGCCTTGCGCCGGGATAGGGAAAATCGAAAATACCTGCCCGGCGCTGCCTTGCCGAGCAATCTGCAAGCAGTCAAGACCTTTGCTGACCTATCTTCCTGCCAATGCTTGGTTATGGCCGTGCCGTCCCACGGGTTCCGTGAAGTGTTCCGCCAACTCATCCCCCAGCTCCAGGACGGGACGTATCTTGTCTCTGCCGTTAAGGGTATTGAGATTGAGAGCGGCCAGACCATGTGCGAGGTCATGCAACAGGAGCTGACCCGCCAGAACAGAGCTCATGCCATGTTCATAGGTGTACTCAGTGGACCAAGCTTTGCCGATGAAGTTGCCACAGGTCAACCCACTGCCGTGACTGTCGGTTTTTCGGACAGCAGGGCTGCCAAAACAATACAGCATCTTTTTTCCACATCGTTCTTCAGGGTTTACACCAGTTCGGATACCATCGGCCTGGAGATCTCCGCAGCCATGAAAAATGTGATCGCCATTGCTGCCGGTATTTCCGACGGCTTAGGCTACGGGCTCAATACGCGGGCAGCCTTAATTACCCGAGGCCTTGCGGAAATCACCCGCCTGGGTATCGCGCTCGGAGCAGACCCCCTCACCTTTTCCGGTCTCGGCGGGATGGGCGATCTGGTCCTGACCTGCACCGGGAGCCTGAGCCGTAACCGGACTGTGGGACTCAAACTCGGCGAAGGCCGTACCCTGCAACAGGCCCTGGCAGAGATGACGATGGTGGCAGAAGGCGTCAGGACAACAAAATCCTGCTATAATCTGGCCGCCACAGTCGGCGTTGAGATGCCCATTCTAGAACAGACCTACCAGATTCTCTATGAGGATAAGCCTTGCCGGGCAGCGGTGCAGGATTTGTTTGGGAGGAGTTTGAAGGAGGAGTAG
- a CDS encoding flotillin domain-containing protein, whose amino-acid sequence MEPVYDMLVIVAIVVICMIGLALILAKLYKKSTKEIAFVRTGFGGERVILNGGALVLPIFQDVIPVNMNTLRLEVQRRDSEALITKDRMRVDVAVEFYVRVKALKESIANAAQTLGYKTMEPKQLKELVEGKFVDALRAVAAEMSMKELHEMRVDFVNKVQLSVSEDLLKNGLELESVSLTGLDQTSKEHFNPDNAFDAEGLTRLTQEIEERRKTRNEIEQDTKIAIENKDLETEQQSLQISRESEYARMQQEREVEIRRASQMAEIAQERASKHREAEQAEIEAKKQVDISRITAERETEQQTIEKERLLQEKEIEKKKAVDIAEQNKAIAIAEKSKEQSVAQAEADKARAVAVREEENVITVRETERAERVKAVELVEAKKQAERDAIAIEVAATAQKNAATDKAEAVRTIASAEAERERIRAKGEAEAEILKAEAAEKRYMVDASGERALNEARNLLSPEQIQMQIKQTLIENLPEIIRESVKPMEQIEGIKIIQIDGLNAGNGSGAAGEGGAGSLADQMVNSALRYRGQAPLVDSLLSEIGLKGSDINGLQDLNKGDEG is encoded by the coding sequence ATGGAACCAGTTTATGATATGTTGGTTATCGTCGCCATAGTGGTGATCTGTATGATTGGTTTGGCCCTGATCCTTGCCAAGCTCTACAAAAAATCAACTAAAGAGATTGCCTTTGTTCGGACCGGATTCGGCGGGGAGAGGGTGATTCTCAACGGTGGCGCCTTAGTTCTACCCATTTTCCAGGATGTGATTCCGGTCAATATGAATACCCTTCGTTTGGAAGTCCAGCGACGGGACTCCGAGGCCCTGATCACCAAGGATCGGATGCGGGTGGATGTGGCGGTGGAGTTTTACGTCCGGGTTAAGGCGTTGAAGGAGTCCATTGCCAATGCGGCTCAGACTCTGGGTTATAAAACCATGGAGCCTAAACAGCTTAAAGAGCTGGTGGAAGGTAAATTTGTCGATGCCCTGAGAGCGGTGGCAGCCGAGATGTCCATGAAAGAACTGCACGAGATGCGGGTTGATTTTGTCAACAAGGTCCAACTTTCTGTCAGTGAAGATCTCCTGAAAAACGGGCTGGAATTGGAATCGGTTTCCCTGACCGGACTGGATCAGACCAGTAAAGAGCATTTTAATCCAGATAACGCCTTTGATGCCGAAGGTCTCACCCGCCTGACCCAGGAGATTGAGGAGCGGCGCAAGACCCGTAATGAGATTGAGCAGGACACTAAAATAGCTATTGAAAATAAAGATCTGGAAACTGAGCAGCAGAGTCTGCAAATATCCAGAGAGTCGGAATATGCCCGGATGCAACAGGAGCGGGAGGTTGAGATTCGTCGTGCAAGCCAGATGGCCGAAATCGCGCAGGAAAGGGCATCCAAACATCGGGAGGCGGAACAGGCCGAGATTGAAGCGAAGAAGCAGGTCGATATATCAAGAATTACGGCTGAACGGGAAACCGAGCAGCAGACCATTGAAAAAGAACGTCTGTTGCAGGAAAAAGAGATTGAGAAGAAAAAAGCCGTGGATATAGCCGAGCAGAACAAGGCCATTGCTATTGCGGAAAAATCCAAGGAACAATCCGTGGCCCAGGCCGAGGCGGATAAGGCTCGGGCTGTTGCGGTTCGGGAAGAAGAAAACGTTATCACAGTTCGGGAAACGGAAAGGGCTGAGCGTGTTAAGGCGGTGGAGTTGGTAGAGGCTAAAAAACAGGCTGAGCGCGACGCTATTGCTATTGAGGTTGCGGCGACGGCGCAAAAGAATGCTGCTACGGATAAGGCTGAGGCAGTGCGGACTATTGCCTCGGCAGAGGCTGAACGGGAGCGGATCAGGGCAAAAGGTGAGGCCGAAGCCGAGATCCTTAAAGCAGAGGCTGCTGAAAAACGTTATATGGTTGACGCCTCCGGTGAACGTGCTTTGAACGAGGCTCGCAATCTCCTGTCACCGGAACAGATTCAGATGCAGATTAAGCAGACCCTCATCGAAAATCTGCCTGAAATTATCCGGGAGAGCGTCAAGCCTATGGAGCAGATCGAGGGCATCAAGATTATTCAGATTGATGGCCTCAACGCCGGAAACGGTAGCGGCGCGGCAGGGGAAGGGGGCGCAGGCAGCCTGGCCGACCAGATGGTTAACTCAGCACTTCGCTATCGCGGTCAGGCCCCACTGGTTGATTCGTTGCTGTCTGAGATCGGCTTGAAAGGAAGCGACATTAACGGGTTGCAGGATTTGAATAAGGGGGATGAGGGCTAG
- a CDS encoding glycosyltransferase family 4 protein: protein MNVSAITGGENEPSARFRVRQYLPGLAEHNINVNEHYPFIAKSGRYWYHKYPVPAQILPQLGTAGLRIAARLPAIIESYKTNLTWIQREFLTAFSTTEGLTKSPRVFDVDDAIWLRLKATESFSKKIVRRMDGLVCGNSWLADYFSDCNTPTWVIPTGVDTERWRPDCLTSRKELYIGWIGTSGNYQYLYEIEQALFQFFKKFPSAKLLIIADTPPHFSCLPEKNIQFLPWSQDIEVQAVQQMHIGIMPLQDSDWERGKCAFKMLLYMSTGIPVVVSPVGMNREVLQRGRVGFGPRNHSEWIDALTALIVNPELRKQMGNKGREIVEQYYSVKKIVPQLVDIFRSFL from the coding sequence TTGAATGTTTCTGCAATAACAGGTGGGGAGAACGAGCCTTCAGCACGATTTCGTGTTCGTCAATATTTGCCTGGACTCGCTGAACATAATATTAACGTCAACGAGCATTATCCATTTATTGCTAAGTCGGGGAGGTATTGGTATCATAAGTACCCTGTCCCCGCACAAATTCTTCCTCAATTAGGTACAGCAGGGCTTAGGATAGCAGCACGGCTTCCTGCAATTATTGAAAGTTATAAAACAAATCTTACGTGGATTCAAAGAGAATTTTTAACAGCTTTTTCAACAACGGAAGGACTGACCAAGAGCCCTAGAGTATTTGATGTAGATGATGCGATATGGTTACGACTTAAAGCGACAGAGAGTTTTTCGAAAAAAATTGTGCGCAGGATGGATGGGCTTGTCTGCGGAAATTCATGGCTCGCTGATTATTTTTCTGACTGTAATACTCCAACATGGGTTATACCGACAGGAGTCGATACAGAGAGATGGCGACCAGATTGTTTGACGTCCCGAAAAGAGTTATATATTGGATGGATTGGCACGTCAGGAAACTATCAGTATCTTTACGAGATAGAACAGGCTCTGTTTCAATTTTTTAAAAAGTTTCCTTCTGCAAAATTACTTATTATTGCGGATACCCCCCCTCATTTTTCTTGCCTGCCTGAAAAAAATATTCAATTTTTGCCGTGGTCTCAAGATATAGAAGTTCAGGCTGTACAGCAGATGCATATCGGTATCATGCCGTTGCAAGATAGTGATTGGGAAAGGGGGAAATGTGCTTTCAAAATGCTACTTTATATGTCAACAGGGATTCCGGTTGTTGTTTCTCCTGTAGGAATGAATCGTGAGGTTCTTCAAAGAGGTAGGGTAGGGTTTGGTCCCAGAAATCATTCAGAATGGATAGATGCCCTTACCGCCTTGATTGTAAATCCAGAGCTACGCAAACAGATGGGGAATAAAGGAAGAGAGATTGTTGAACAGTATTACTCGGTAAAAAAGATTGTGCCGCAACTGGTAGATATCTTTCGTTCGTTTTTGTAA